One stretch of Bradyrhizobium canariense DNA includes these proteins:
- a CDS encoding S1C family serine protease encodes MLDFTRDTIDDFSSSNPPEPASEAAPANDQALLDAYSNAVISVTERIGPAVVRVETGSKEPGSRERGGLGSGIVISPDGLVLTNSHVVGSSKQIRLRDNEGIVTDARVLGVDPDTDLALLRADGVRDLHYASLGNSKSLRRGQLVIAIGNPLGFESTVTAGVVSALGRSIRSANGRTIEDVIQTDAALNPGNSGGPLVSSSAEVIGINTAIISGAQGICFAVASNTAQFVLSEIIRHGYVRRAYIGVSGQSAPVPRRHAVLAGVDNKMGALLMQIEPDTPAAQAGLLPGDVVIRLDNVEINGVDDLIRTLDRDRIDRKLKMDVLRLGRLREIDIHPIERKRSAR; translated from the coding sequence ATGTTGGACTTTACCCGAGATACCATCGACGACTTCTCATCATCAAACCCGCCGGAACCCGCTTCCGAGGCCGCTCCCGCCAACGACCAGGCTTTGCTTGACGCTTATTCCAATGCGGTGATCAGCGTCACCGAACGCATTGGGCCGGCCGTCGTGCGCGTGGAGACCGGCTCGAAAGAGCCGGGATCGCGCGAGCGTGGCGGGCTCGGCTCCGGCATCGTCATTTCGCCCGACGGGCTGGTGCTGACCAACAGCCACGTGGTCGGCTCGTCAAAACAGATCAGGCTGCGGGATAATGAGGGCATTGTCACCGATGCGCGTGTGCTCGGCGTCGATCCCGATACCGACCTCGCGCTGCTGCGCGCCGATGGCGTGCGCGACCTGCACTACGCGTCGCTGGGTAATTCAAAGAGCCTGCGCCGTGGCCAGCTCGTGATCGCGATCGGCAATCCCTTGGGGTTCGAGTCCACCGTCACTGCCGGCGTGGTCTCGGCGCTCGGCCGCTCGATCCGCTCGGCGAATGGCCGCACCATCGAGGATGTGATCCAGACCGATGCCGCGCTCAATCCGGGCAATTCCGGCGGACCGCTGGTGTCGTCGTCGGCGGAGGTGATCGGCATCAACACCGCGATCATCAGCGGCGCGCAGGGCATCTGTTTTGCCGTTGCCAGCAACACCGCGCAATTCGTGCTGTCGGAGATCATCCGTCACGGCTATGTGCGGCGCGCCTATATCGGCGTGTCCGGGCAGAGCGCGCCGGTTCCGCGGCGGCATGCGGTGCTCGCCGGCGTCGACAACAAGATGGGCGCTCTTCTGATGCAGATCGAGCCGGATACGCCGGCGGCACAGGCCGGCTTGTTGCCGGGCGATGTCGTCATCCGTCTCGATAATGTCGAGATCAACGGCGTCGATGATTTGATCCGCACGCTGGATCGCGACCGCATCGATCGCAAGCTCAAGATGGATGTGCTGCGGTTGGGACGTCTGCGCGAGATCGACATTCATCCGATCGAACGCAAGCGTTCAGCGCGCTAG
- a CDS encoding HU family DNA-binding protein, translating into MAVQMTKSQLIEKISGETEVAKKDVKGVLETLASVGYKELKKNGLFLVPGFAKFVVIKKPATKARQGTNPFTGEAMTFKAKPARKIVRARPVKAAKDAV; encoded by the coding sequence ATGGCTGTACAGATGACCAAATCGCAGTTGATCGAGAAGATCTCTGGCGAAACCGAAGTAGCGAAGAAGGACGTCAAGGGCGTGCTCGAGACGCTGGCGAGCGTCGGCTACAAAGAGCTGAAGAAGAACGGTCTCTTCCTGGTTCCCGGATTTGCCAAATTCGTCGTGATCAAGAAGCCCGCCACCAAGGCTCGGCAGGGCACCAACCCATTCACGGGCGAGGCCATGACCTTCAAGGCCAAGCCGGCCCGCAAGATCGTCAGGGCGCGCCCGGTCAAGGCTGCGAAGGACGCGGTTTAA
- a CDS encoding mandelate racemase/muconate lactonizing enzyme family protein — protein MPGISKVRSVETLACDAGWRNYHFVKITTEDGVVGWSEFDEGFGSPGLGAAIERLSTRVIGQNALQHERIYAELFAATRPSTGGVIAQALGAIENALLDVKGKVLGVPCYELLGGKIRDRIRVYWSHCATWRINHPSWYKPEITDLDGVKAIGREVREKKFTALKTNIFTYDGGKPQGWRPGFGSPFEPEINVDRKVLRDLRMHLEAIRDGAGPDVDILLDLNFNAKTEGYLKILREIADLDMFWIEIDTFSPEALGYIRRQSPHPISSCETLTGLREFLPYFREQAMDVAIIDTPWNGVWQSMKIAAAAEACEVNVAPHNFYGHLCTMMNAHFSAAVPNLRIMETDVDRLAWDHELFTHVPEIKDGYLVMPDRPGWGTEPNEDGLRAHPPKGKGGLLNYGRKT, from the coding sequence ATGCCCGGGATATCCAAGGTGCGCAGCGTGGAAACGCTGGCGTGCGACGCCGGCTGGCGAAACTATCACTTCGTCAAGATCACCACCGAAGACGGCGTGGTCGGCTGGAGCGAATTCGACGAAGGTTTTGGTTCACCCGGCCTCGGTGCGGCGATCGAGCGGCTGTCGACGCGCGTGATCGGGCAGAACGCGCTTCAGCACGAGCGCATCTACGCCGAACTTTTTGCGGCCACCCGTCCCAGCACCGGCGGCGTCATTGCACAGGCGCTCGGCGCGATCGAAAACGCCCTGCTCGACGTCAAGGGCAAGGTGCTCGGCGTACCCTGCTATGAACTGCTCGGCGGCAAGATCCGCGACCGCATCCGGGTCTACTGGTCGCATTGCGCGACGTGGCGCATCAATCATCCGAGCTGGTACAAGCCGGAGATCACCGATCTCGATGGCGTAAAAGCGATCGGCCGCGAGGTCCGCGAGAAAAAGTTCACGGCGCTGAAGACCAACATCTTTACCTATGACGGCGGCAAGCCGCAGGGTTGGCGGCCGGGTTTCGGCTCGCCGTTCGAGCCGGAGATCAACGTCGACCGCAAGGTGTTGCGCGACTTGCGCATGCATCTCGAAGCCATCCGCGACGGCGCCGGGCCCGATGTCGACATCCTGCTCGATCTCAATTTCAATGCGAAGACCGAAGGCTATCTCAAGATCCTGCGCGAGATCGCCGACCTCGACATGTTCTGGATCGAGATCGACACCTTCAGCCCGGAAGCGCTCGGCTATATCAGGCGGCAAAGTCCGCACCCGATCTCGTCCTGTGAGACGCTGACAGGCTTGCGCGAATTCCTGCCTTACTTTCGCGAGCAGGCGATGGATGTCGCGATCATCGACACGCCCTGGAACGGGGTGTGGCAATCGATGAAGATCGCGGCCGCCGCGGAGGCCTGCGAAGTCAACGTCGCCCCGCATAATTTCTACGGCCATCTCTGCACCATGATGAACGCGCATTTCAGCGCAGCGGTGCCGAACCTGCGGATCATGGAGACCGATGTCGATCGCCTCGCCTGGGACCACGAGCTGTTCACCCACGTGCCCGAAATCAAGGACGGCTATCTCGTCATGCCCGACCGGCCCGGCTGGGGCACCGAGCCCAACGAGGACGGGCTTCGCGCCCATCCGCCAAAGGGCAAAGGCGGGCTGCTGAACTACGGACGGAAGACCTGA